A single genomic interval of Camelina sativa cultivar DH55 chromosome 11, Cs, whole genome shotgun sequence harbors:
- the LOC104725944 gene encoding defensin-like protein 69, producing the protein MGSSKLLVAFTLVVVMAISYDLFDGIGINARTVPPTCYESCNATFHSPECNKMCVGLAYKDGSCMYPPPALDGPPQKRRYFPRCCCNPIILPPSSSL; encoded by the exons ATGGGTTCTTCCAAATTGTTGGTTGCATTCACTCTCGTGGTTGTGATGGCCATTTCCTATGACCTCTTCGATG GAATAGGAATAAATGCAAGAACTGTGCCTCCGACTTGCTACGAAAGTTGTAACGCAACATTTCATAGTCCAGAATGTAACAAAATGTGTGTAGGATTGGCTTATAAAGATGGTAGCTGCATGTATCCTCCCCCTGCCCTTGATGGTCCTCCTCAGAAGCGACGTTACTTTCCTCGTTGTTGTTGTAACCCTATCATtcttccaccttcttcttctctttga